In the Candidatus Binatus sp. genome, CAAGCCGGCGAAGAGGATCAGATTGCCATCGGCGCGATGAATCCACATCGGACGCCGAGCACTCTTCGGCCCGGTCCATTCATAAAAGCCGTCCGCCGGCACCACGCAGCGGCGCTTTCTGAAGGCGTCGCGGAACGAGGGGCGCACCTCAACGGTCTCGGCCTTGGCGTTGATGCATTGGCTGGCGCGCGAGTTGTCCTTCGCCCAGCGATTAACCAAGCCCCAGTGTGCGGACATGACCTTTCGATTTTCAAATTCGGTCGTGACGATGAAATGCCGCTGCGTCGGCGCGATGTTGTAGCGGGGCGTATAATCGCGCAAGTGGCCGGCCGGAACGCCCAGCTCAGCAGCAAGCGAGTTGCGATCACCGCGCGTCAGCGTGTATCGACCACACATAGCGGGGCAATTTTAACTCAGCCCGTGATGGCCGTACAGCAAGCGACGCAAATTGCTCCTGGCTGAATTAAGCCGCATTAATCTGCCGATTGCACTCGCTGAACGCGGCCCGATGTGAGGAAAACGATCAGGCCCAACCCAGCGCCAGTCGCTTTCAGATAGTCGCGCACCTGCCCGCGATACATCTCGATATCAGCCGCTGTCGGATTCACGTCGCTCTTCCAGTCAATAACCGCTTCAACGCGCCCTGCCTCAATAACGACTGCATCTGCGATGCCAGCGGTGAGCGACGCAGTTTGATCAACGACCGCAGCCGCATAGACCCGGAACTCCGGCAACAGCTTAGGACGCAACTCCGCAATTTCCGGAAGCTCGAGCGTACGTTGCGCGACAGAGGCCATCTCGCGGCTGGACGGACCAGTTGCAGCATCTTCCGCATCATCGATCCCAAGTTGCGTAAGGAGTTCAGAGCCGCGGGCTTGGAGCGTGGCTACGTCATCGGCTAATTCGCCGGTAAGCACCTCTTCCATGAGCTTGTGCAGAACCAAGCCCCGTTCGCGACCGCCCTGAATCATGGTTTTTTCGGCTGCCGCAGGCAGGCTCTCCAAGATCGCCTCGGCGCCGACGAATACCTCGTCGGGAGTTTCTATCGGGACGAACGATCCCTCATGGCGACTGGGCTGATGCCACGAGATGCTCCGCTGCGCCGCAGCAATTGCGGCCGCTTCGCGTTCCCATGTCGGGACATCCTGGGCATTGCCGCTGCTGGAGACGGGCTGAGGCGCTAAACCTCTGAATCGCGCACCATCAAAGAGGGGGAGCGTATTAATATCGAGATTGATGAGGCTAAGCCAATCGGTCCCAATTCGTTCGTTTTGCTTCGGCAGAAGAAGCAAGTCCCGCGCACGGGTCAGAGCGACGTACCAAAGACGCACGCGTTCGCGACGTAGCGCTTCCGTTTCCTCCTGACCAACGGCCTCATAATCGAGACTCGGAAAGTCGAACACTCTAAAGTGCACGCTGTCGTCACGGCGGCGATAGAGGAAACTCATGTCCGACCAGAGAAGGGTCGTGGAATTGATAGGAATGACGATGGGCCATTCCAGACCTTTCGCCGAATGGATGGTGATGATCGACACCGCATCCGCCTCGGCATCCGGCCTGCCTTCGGTTTGAGCGTCTCCATCTTCCCAACGCTGCCACAGTGCGCGGGCAAAATCACCGATGCCGCGCCCTGCGTATGCCCGCGCCATTTCCAGTACAAGTTCAACATTAGCCAGCGCTCGTTCGGCTCCGCGTGGCAGGCGCGCCTTGAGGATCGGCCGGACGTGAA is a window encoding:
- a CDS encoding 3'-5' exonuclease; its protein translation is MLQNLAHKARRTTPYHLLAEAVEELHVRPILKARLPRGAERALANVELVLEMARAYAGRGIGDFARALWQRWEDGDAQTEGRPDAEADAVSIITIHSAKGLEWPIVIPINSTTLLWSDMSFLYRRRDDSVHFRVFDFPSLDYEAVGQEETEALRRERVRLWYVALTRARDLLLLPKQNERIGTDWLSLINLDINTLPLFDGARFRGLAPQPVSSSGNAQDVPTWEREAAAIAAAQRSISWHQPSRHEGSFVPIETPDEVFVGAEAILESLPAAAEKTMIQGGRERGLVLHKLMEEVLTGELADDVATLQARGSELLTQLGIDDAEDAATGPSSREMASVAQRTLELPEIAELRPKLLPEFRVYAAAVVDQTASLTAGIADAVVIEAGRVEAVIDWKSDVNPTAADIEMYRGQVRDYLKATGAGLGLIVFLTSGRVQRVQSAD
- a CDS encoding SOS response-associated peptidase, producing the protein MCGRYTLTRGDRNSLAAELGVPAGHLRDYTPRYNIAPTQRHFIVTTEFENRKVMSAHWGLVNRWAKDNSRASQCINAKAETVEVRPSFRDAFRKRRCVVPADGFYEWTGPKSARRPMWIHRADGNLILFAGLYEDWFPEKERPETTFTIITCEPNAVMRPIHNRMPVILDNRAADDWMNPTEADPLSLKRLLIPAADDVLLAQPASPLANSVKNDGPELLVAE